The Longimicrobium sp. genomic sequence CCCCCTCCCCCAGGCGGTTTTGGGGGAGGGGGATGCGTCGCGGAGCGACGCTGGGGGTGGGGCCCCGGGTTGTCCAAACCGCCCGCCGCGTCTATATTGATGGGCTGTGCACCTCCCGCTCGCCCGTGCCGTCGCGCGGGCGGCGGTTTTCGTCTTATCCAGGTGGCGCCGATGTTCGACCAGCTCAGCGACAAGCTCGAAGGCGTATTTTCCGGCCTGCGGCAGCGTGGAGTCCTCACGGAGCCCATGATCCGCGAAGGGCTCCGGGAGATCCGCCGCGTCCTGCTGGAGGCCGACGTAAACTACCAGGTCACGCGCGACTTCATGAAGCGCGTGGAAGAGAAGGCGCTGGGCGAGCGCGTCCTGAAGTCGGTCACGCCGGGGCAGCAGATCGTCAAGGTGGTGCACGAGGAGCTGACCTCCATGCTCGGCGAGAAGCGCTCGCCGCTGGCGCTGGCGCCGCTCCCTCCCACCGTCATCATGATGGTCGGCCTGCAGGGCTCGGGTAAGACGACCACCGCCGGCAAGATCGCGCGGCGCATGAAGCGCGAGATGCGCCAGACGCGCCTGGTGGCCTGCGACGTCTACCGCCCCGCCGCCGTGGAGCAGCTGCAGACGCTGGGCGAGCAGGTGGGCGTCCCCGTCTACGCCGAGCCGGGCTCCACCGACGTGGTGGGCATCGCGCGCCGGGCGCTGGAGCTGGCCAAGAGCGAGCGCGACCGGGTGGTCATCTTCGACACCGCCGGCCGCCTGCAGATCGACGAGGAGCTGATGGACGAGCTCCGCCGCCTCAAGGAGGCCGTCGGGCCGCACGAGATCCTCTTCGTGGCGGACGGGATGATCGGCCAGGAGTCGGTGAACGTGGCCAAGGGCTTCGACGACGCGCTGGACGTGACGGGCGTGGTGCTCACCAAGATGGACGGCGACGCACGCGGCGGCGCGGCCCTCTCCATCTTCGGCGTCACCGGCAAGCCCATCAAGTTCCTGGGCGTGGGCGAGAAGCTCGACGGGCTGGAGGAGTTCCACCCGGAGCGGATGGCCGGGCGCATCCTGCAGCAGGGCGACGTGCTCTCGCTGGTGGAGAAGGCGGAGCGCGCCTTCGACAAGGACGAGGCCGCCAAGCTCGAGAAGAAGATGATGGGCGCGGGGCGGTTCGACCTGGAGGACTTCCTGGTCGCGCTTCGCCAGTTCCAGAACCTGGGACCGCTGGAGAACCTGCTGAAGCTGATCCCGGGCGTGAACAACAAGATGTTGAAGAACGTCAAGGTCGATCCCAAGCAGTTCAAGCACATCGAGGCGATCATCCTGTCGATGACCCCTCAGGAGCGCCGCCGCCCCGAGATGCTCAACGGCCCGCGCCGCGCCCGCATCGCCCGCGGCAGCGGCCGCCCCGTGATGGAGATCAACCGTCTCCTGGCGCAGTTCAAGGAGATGCAGAAGTTCATGAAGCAGATGAAGGGGCTGCAGGGGATGATGCCGAAAGGCGGGATGCCCCGGCTGCCGTTCGGGGGCGGGATGCCCCGAATGTAAGTGCCCAGTGCTCAGTGCTCAGTGCCTAGTCGTTGCACTCACTAGGCACTCGGCACTAGGCACTTGGCACTTTGTTGTTTCGATCGTCCGCTCGCACACTGATGCCGGCAAACCGCCGCACGGGCTGGACGCCACCCGATCCACCACCAGGAGTCAGGAATGGCACTCAAGATTCGCCTCCGCCGG encodes the following:
- the ffh gene encoding signal recognition particle protein, whose product is MFDQLSDKLEGVFSGLRQRGVLTEPMIREGLREIRRVLLEADVNYQVTRDFMKRVEEKALGERVLKSVTPGQQIVKVVHEELTSMLGEKRSPLALAPLPPTVIMMVGLQGSGKTTTAGKIARRMKREMRQTRLVACDVYRPAAVEQLQTLGEQVGVPVYAEPGSTDVVGIARRALELAKSERDRVVIFDTAGRLQIDEELMDELRRLKEAVGPHEILFVADGMIGQESVNVAKGFDDALDVTGVVLTKMDGDARGGAALSIFGVTGKPIKFLGVGEKLDGLEEFHPERMAGRILQQGDVLSLVEKAERAFDKDEAAKLEKKMMGAGRFDLEDFLVALRQFQNLGPLENLLKLIPGVNNKMLKNVKVDPKQFKHIEAIILSMTPQERRRPEMLNGPRRARIARGSGRPVMEINRLLAQFKEMQKFMKQMKGLQGMMPKGGMPRLPFGGGMPRM